A portion of the Acidisarcina polymorpha genome contains these proteins:
- a CDS encoding response regulator gives MTAKVRAKILVVDDEYTLNTTLVQILEHLGHHVRSARNGACALAEIHSAVPGILISDLNMPDIPGPELLSVIRRRFPSIQVIAMSGGSYFDDALPDGVAADAFYRKGTGLGPLLQMVHAMANSESPKASRRSSASAPLYSPASLEGSVKQW, from the coding sequence ATGACAGCCAAGGTACGAGCTAAGATACTGGTGGTCGACGATGAATACACCCTCAATACAACCCTGGTGCAAATCCTGGAGCATCTTGGCCACCATGTACGGTCGGCGAGGAATGGAGCCTGCGCTCTTGCTGAGATCCATTCGGCAGTGCCAGGAATTTTGATCTCCGACTTGAACATGCCCGACATCCCGGGACCTGAACTCCTTTCGGTGATTCGACGCCGGTTTCCATCCATTCAGGTCATCGCCATGAGCGGCGGCTCCTATTTCGATGACGCCCTTCCGGACGGTGTCGCTGCTGACGCGTTTTACCGGAAAGGAACGGGTCTCGGACCGCTGTTGCAGATGGTTCATGCGATGGCAAACTCGGAGTCTCCGAAAGCCTCTCGCAGGAGCAGCGCCTCGGCTCCGCTCTATTCTCCCGCGAGTCTCGAAGGCTCGGTAAAGCAGTGGTAG
- a CDS encoding tetratricopeptide repeat protein has product MGKNRRRGGAQLESGWRAWVTRRSGTLFCIVSAVWIGILYHGVFGAPFLYDDLDQVANNPALESWRAVWSKYLLRPSQLGSGFLENGGSSYRPGFWIALALERHVFGAGPAGFHFTSLLLHWINGVLLFVLLRRLKAGVPVAALATLVWLGLPVNSEAVAWVSGQLYPLSTAFLLLALLLALGYLRSGGWGWLAAFTGAALLANLSHEQGVLLVAFLALGYALLEADRRPRRWALLVGFALLADAVYVACRLVVGTRAGGGPHHPWSAGEVFWRYIQLIVLPVHMSVERSTVVPHAALTGGAVAAWVALFALMIVVIQLRRQAPMLAVGLSVVLVAVLPYCGFVYIYQGMAERYVYLASIGFALGITAAAAAARPVAREIAFTSLAIWMGWSAWRLMRRVEDWQDPIALYGHSLEATPESVLMNLNYGAALQTAGRQAEAESQYRHVISLAPKDSTAYVDLESLYIEEGRLDEAIAMYKQAVAVNPNDSNAYFDLGVMFQQRGQDREALAFYKKVLQLKPGDQQTLLYLSKLQGVQQ; this is encoded by the coding sequence GTGGGTAAAAATCGCAGAAGAGGCGGCGCCCAGCTTGAGAGCGGTTGGCGCGCCTGGGTCACGCGGCGTTCGGGCACGCTATTTTGCATTGTGTCGGCAGTATGGATCGGGATCCTGTACCACGGCGTCTTCGGCGCACCGTTCCTCTACGATGATCTAGACCAGGTCGCGAACAACCCCGCTCTCGAGTCCTGGCGCGCGGTTTGGTCAAAGTATCTGCTAAGGCCCTCGCAATTAGGTTCCGGGTTCCTGGAGAACGGCGGCTCGAGCTATCGCCCGGGGTTCTGGATCGCATTGGCACTGGAGCGGCACGTGTTTGGCGCCGGGCCCGCCGGATTTCATTTCACCAGTCTGCTGCTTCACTGGATAAATGGCGTGCTGCTTTTCGTGCTGCTGCGCCGACTGAAGGCAGGCGTACCCGTCGCTGCGCTGGCAACGTTGGTATGGCTGGGACTGCCGGTGAACAGCGAAGCGGTGGCGTGGGTCAGCGGGCAGTTATATCCGCTGAGTACGGCGTTTCTTCTGCTCGCTCTCCTGCTGGCGCTGGGGTATCTGCGCTCGGGCGGCTGGGGTTGGTTGGCGGCATTTACGGGAGCAGCTCTGTTGGCAAATCTCTCTCATGAGCAGGGAGTGCTGCTGGTGGCGTTCCTGGCCTTGGGATATGCTCTGCTCGAAGCAGACCGGCGCCCCCGGCGCTGGGCCTTGCTAGTGGGGTTCGCACTGCTGGCGGACGCAGTCTATGTTGCCTGCCGCCTGGTGGTGGGCACTCGCGCGGGCGGGGGACCGCACCACCCTTGGAGTGCAGGCGAAGTTTTCTGGCGCTATATCCAGCTGATCGTACTGCCGGTGCACATGAGCGTCGAGCGCTCCACTGTTGTTCCGCATGCCGCGCTGACAGGCGGAGCCGTAGCAGCGTGGGTGGCGTTGTTCGCCCTCATGATCGTCGTGATTCAGTTGCGCCGGCAGGCGCCCATGCTGGCTGTGGGTCTGAGCGTAGTGCTGGTGGCGGTCTTACCTTATTGCGGATTCGTTTACATCTACCAGGGCATGGCGGAGCGCTACGTTTATTTAGCATCCATCGGTTTCGCGTTGGGGATCACGGCGGCGGCCGCGGCAGCCCGGCCCGTAGCGCGAGAGATTGCTTTCACCAGTCTCGCGATCTGGATGGGGTGGTCAGCGTGGAGGCTAATGAGGCGGGTCGAGGACTGGCAGGACCCCATTGCGCTTTACGGCCATTCGCTTGAGGCCACGCCAGAAAGCGTGTTAATGAATCTCAATTATGGAGCAGCGCTACAGACGGCAGGGCGTCAAGCGGAGGCCGAGAGCCAGTACCGGCACGTGATCTCACTGGCTCCTAAGGACAGCACTGCTTACGTCGACCTCGAGAGCCTGTACATCGAAGAGGGCCGCCTTGATGAAGCCATCGCGATGTATAAACAGGCCGTTGCGGTAAACCCCAACGACTCGAACGCGTACTTCGATCTGGGCGTGATGTTTCAGCAGCGCGGACAAGACCGGGAGGCGTTGGCCTTCTATAAGAAGGTTTTGCAACTGAAGCCCGGTGACCAGCAGACGTTGCTCTACTTGAGCAAATTGCAGGGAGTTCAGCAGTAG
- a CDS encoding glycosyltransferase family 4 protein: MEEPRPLGLSLPTRIAFIGNYLPRQCGIATFTTDLCTAMGAEYGVGRMFAIPVNDPESSYEYPEAVRLELEQEECSSYQRAADFLNFNGNDLVCLQHEYGIFGGPAGKHILTLLRRLKMPLVTTLHTVLREPDWDQRAVLEEIAQLSDRLIVMSEHAADLLQEVYGIPRGKVDVIPHGVPDLPFMDPNYFKDQFGTEGKSVVLTFGLLSPNKGVENVINALPAILAIHPDLVYIISGATHPHIKRREGERYRDSLRALAEELGVGPNVIFNNRFVSTEELVEHVGAADIYITPYRQEAQVVSGTLAIAIGAGKAIISTPYWHAKELLADGRGIIVPFDDPAAIAAAATALLDNDADRHAMRKRAYLYARATTWPETARAYMASFQRARAERMLRPRATREDAATLEESATLARLNTHHLLSMTDDTGILQHAIFSLPNCLEGYTTDDNARALIVAVLLNGSSHAGLSRRYLTFLWHAFNDKTGRFRNFLSYDRKWLEPSGSEDSHGRAMWALGTVLGNTKDAGLRGAAGRLFEKAFPAASTFSSPRAWAFSILGMQAYLDWFPGDRVVQGARNLLANRLLDIYMRASSPGWKWFETSLSYSNARLSQALLLAGHQSKNQRMVEMGCESLRWLVAEQHRGDSDIFVPIGSMGFFAEGGEKARFDQQPVEACATIAACLLAYRVTAERHWLDEAWSAFRWFLGANDLGIPLYDPATGGCRDGLHPDRVNENQGAESTLSFLMALLDMQSLEAPTVDTMVHEMSVSS, translated from the coding sequence GTGGAAGAGCCGAGACCTCTCGGACTTTCGCTGCCGACACGCATCGCGTTCATAGGGAACTACCTGCCCCGCCAGTGCGGTATCGCCACCTTTACCACCGACCTGTGCACGGCAATGGGTGCTGAGTATGGGGTCGGCCGAATGTTTGCGATCCCGGTCAACGATCCCGAATCGAGCTATGAATACCCCGAGGCGGTGAGACTCGAACTCGAACAGGAGGAATGCTCCTCGTATCAACGCGCCGCCGACTTTCTCAATTTCAACGGAAACGATCTAGTCTGCCTGCAGCATGAGTATGGAATCTTCGGAGGACCGGCCGGAAAGCATATTCTCACGTTGCTGCGAAGGCTGAAGATGCCATTAGTGACGACCCTTCACACCGTGCTGCGCGAGCCTGATTGGGACCAACGCGCGGTGCTCGAGGAGATCGCCCAACTCTCCGATCGGCTCATTGTAATGAGCGAACACGCTGCCGATCTTCTGCAAGAGGTCTATGGGATTCCGCGGGGCAAAGTGGACGTAATCCCGCACGGGGTGCCCGATCTTCCCTTTATGGATCCGAATTACTTTAAGGACCAGTTCGGAACCGAGGGCAAGTCGGTGGTGTTGACATTCGGACTGCTCTCCCCGAACAAGGGCGTCGAAAACGTGATTAACGCGCTGCCGGCGATCCTGGCGATCCATCCTGATCTGGTTTACATCATCTCCGGCGCCACCCACCCTCACATCAAACGGCGAGAGGGCGAGCGGTATCGAGATTCATTGAGGGCGCTGGCGGAGGAGCTTGGAGTCGGGCCGAACGTGATCTTCAACAACCGTTTTGTGAGCACCGAGGAATTGGTCGAGCACGTGGGTGCGGCCGACATCTATATCACTCCCTACCGGCAGGAAGCGCAAGTGGTCTCGGGCACGCTGGCCATTGCAATCGGTGCCGGCAAAGCTATTATCTCGACGCCCTACTGGCATGCCAAGGAATTGCTCGCTGACGGTCGCGGGATCATTGTTCCATTTGACGATCCGGCTGCTATCGCTGCGGCCGCGACAGCACTTCTGGATAACGACGCTGACCGCCACGCCATGCGGAAACGCGCCTATCTTTACGCTCGCGCCACCACCTGGCCGGAGACGGCCCGGGCGTATATGGCGAGCTTTCAACGCGCACGGGCAGAGCGGATGTTACGGCCGCGAGCTACCAGAGAGGATGCCGCAACGCTGGAGGAATCAGCCACCCTGGCTCGACTGAATACCCACCATCTGCTGAGCATGACCGATGATACCGGTATTCTGCAGCATGCAATCTTTTCTTTGCCTAACTGCCTGGAAGGGTATACGACTGATGACAACGCCCGCGCTTTGATTGTCGCGGTACTCCTAAATGGATCGAGCCACGCAGGCTTATCGCGCCGCTATCTGACATTCCTTTGGCATGCTTTCAACGATAAAACAGGCCGATTCAGGAACTTCCTGAGTTATGACCGGAAATGGCTGGAACCGTCCGGGTCCGAAGATAGTCATGGGCGAGCCATGTGGGCTTTGGGGACGGTCCTCGGCAACACGAAAGATGCGGGACTGCGAGGCGCTGCGGGAAGACTGTTCGAGAAAGCATTTCCCGCTGCTTCCACCTTCAGCAGTCCGCGCGCGTGGGCGTTCTCAATCCTGGGTATGCAGGCGTATCTTGACTGGTTCCCGGGGGACAGAGTTGTCCAGGGAGCGCGTAATCTGCTCGCAAACCGGTTGCTTGATATCTACATGCGGGCAAGCTCGCCGGGCTGGAAGTGGTTTGAGACAAGCCTCTCCTACTCGAATGCCAGGCTCTCGCAGGCGCTTCTGCTTGCTGGACACCAGAGCAAGAACCAGAGGATGGTGGAGATGGGCTGCGAATCTTTGAGATGGCTGGTTGCCGAACAGCACCGCGGAGACAGCGACATCTTCGTGCCCATCGGTTCAATGGGTTTTTTTGCGGAGGGCGGGGAGAAGGCCCGGTTCGATCAGCAGCCGGTCGAGGCATGCGCCACCATTGCCGCGTGTCTGCTTGCTTATCGTGTCACTGCCGAAAGGCACTGGCTTGACGAGGCATGGTCGGCCTTTCGCTGGTTTCTGGGCGCGAACGATCTCGGAATTCCGCTGTATGACCCTGCAACCGGCGGGTGCAGGGACGGGCTGCATCCAGACCGGGTCAACGAAAACCAGGGAGCGGAGTCGACGCTCTCCTTCCTGATGGCGCTGCTTGACATGCAGAGTCTAGAAGCGCCCACTGTAGATACCATGGTCCACGAAATGAGCGTGTCCAGTTGA
- a CDS encoding glycosidase, producing MSSILAPVLEPERAPSELSTSETYSEEPLFTRNPANPILSRKDWPYPINSVFNAAAVRLDDGDTLLLCRVEDRRGLSHLCAARSADGVDGWRIDSPPTLTPDREYPEEIWGIEDPRITYVPELQQYAIAYTSFSRGGPGVSLAMTKDFRTFERYGVIMQPEDKDAALLPRRIGGLWAMIHRPVTTLGAHMWISYSPDLRHWGGHRIMLEARRGGWWDANKIGLSSPPIETAKGWLVLYHGVRQTASGSIYRLGLALFDLEKPEVCLQRGDSWIFGPEAPYECSGDVSGVVFPCGQTIGADGDTIHLYYGAADSCMALATGSIRRLLLWLDQNSSTGLLNVS from the coding sequence TTGAGTTCAATCCTTGCTCCGGTCTTAGAACCGGAGCGCGCACCAAGTGAACTTAGCACGTCGGAAACGTACTCCGAAGAACCTCTCTTCACCCGTAACCCCGCCAATCCCATCCTCAGCCGCAAAGACTGGCCCTACCCGATCAACAGCGTCTTCAACGCCGCGGCCGTTCGCCTTGATGACGGCGATACTCTACTGCTCTGCCGCGTCGAGGACCGGCGTGGTCTGTCGCATCTCTGCGCCGCCCGCTCAGCCGATGGAGTCGATGGATGGCGTATCGATTCGCCACCGACCTTGACCCCCGATCGTGAATATCCGGAAGAAATATGGGGCATTGAAGATCCTCGCATCACTTATGTGCCCGAGTTGCAGCAGTATGCGATCGCGTACACCTCATTCTCACGAGGCGGCCCCGGCGTGTCTCTGGCCATGACGAAAGACTTCAGGACCTTTGAGCGCTACGGCGTCATCATGCAGCCGGAAGACAAAGACGCCGCGCTGCTGCCAAGGCGGATCGGAGGTCTGTGGGCAATGATTCATCGTCCAGTGACGACCTTGGGCGCCCACATGTGGATCTCGTACTCCCCCGACCTGCGCCATTGGGGCGGACATAGAATTATGCTCGAAGCGCGACGCGGGGGTTGGTGGGACGCCAACAAGATTGGGCTCTCCTCTCCGCCGATTGAGACGGCAAAAGGCTGGCTGGTCCTCTATCATGGGGTTCGCCAGACCGCGTCCGGGAGTATCTACCGACTAGGCCTTGCGCTCTTCGACCTGGAGAAGCCGGAAGTATGCCTGCAGCGAGGCGACTCCTGGATATTCGGTCCAGAAGCGCCCTACGAATGTAGCGGAGATGTCAGCGGTGTGGTCTTCCCATGCGGGCAGACGATCGGCGCGGACGGGGATACCATTCATCTTTATTACGGCGCGGCCGACTCTTGCATGGCGCTGGCCACGGGCAGCATTCGACGGCTTCTCTTGTGGCTGGATCAAAACTCCAGTACGGGACTCCTCAACGTCTCTTAG
- a CDS encoding winged helix-turn-helix transcriptional regulator produces the protein MFIATPKKQPISLALLWKVGTFWNYTYPQETIMNAPAKKKKIQRQSRYPETTPEVDRIVREIIGRLADKWTMLILENLEEYGRARFTVLSQRIGDVSQKMLTKTLRQMESDGLVKRTVFPVVPPRVEYELTELGEGLTAAFCGVWIWAEANHDKIEAARVAFQKVKQENTSGL, from the coding sequence ATGTTCATAGCTACTCCTAAGAAGCAGCCTATCTCGCTCGCTCTCCTTTGGAAAGTAGGCACTTTTTGGAACTATACTTACCCCCAGGAAACCATCATGAATGCTCCAGCGAAAAAGAAGAAGATTCAGAGGCAATCTCGATATCCCGAAACCACGCCGGAGGTAGACAGGATCGTACGGGAGATCATCGGCCGTCTTGCCGACAAGTGGACCATGCTCATTCTCGAAAATCTCGAGGAGTACGGACGAGCTCGATTTACTGTTCTTAGCCAGCGCATTGGTGATGTAAGCCAGAAGATGCTGACAAAGACCCTGCGCCAGATGGAAAGCGACGGCCTGGTAAAGAGAACGGTTTTTCCCGTGGTCCCGCCACGAGTCGAATATGAGTTGACCGAACTTGGAGAAGGTCTAACCGCTGCCTTCTGCGGCGTCTGGATTTGGGCTGAGGCCAATCACGACAAGATCGAGGCTGCCCGGGTCGCGTTCCAGAAAGTGAAGCAGGAGAATACGAGCGGCCTATGA
- a CDS encoding acyl-CoA thioesterase, whose protein sequence is MTDGTAPFRTTVRVRYAETDQMGVVYYANYLVWFEIGRVEFLRQLGFDYKQMEVADDCMLPVVEAICRYKAPAQYDDLIVIETRVTAMRTSMLKFSYEVYRAETIDGTPVAGKLLASGETSHVIVGYGMQKTVLPEKYASVIRATLGPLVDEENLPTIPGVD, encoded by the coding sequence ATGACCGATGGAACTGCGCCTTTCCGCACTACTGTCCGCGTCCGTTATGCGGAGACTGACCAGATGGGGGTCGTTTATTACGCCAATTACCTGGTCTGGTTTGAAATTGGCCGGGTCGAATTTCTTCGCCAGCTCGGCTTCGACTACAAGCAAATGGAGGTTGCGGACGACTGCATGCTCCCGGTGGTCGAGGCGATCTGTCGATACAAGGCCCCCGCTCAATATGACGACCTCATCGTCATCGAAACCAGAGTGACGGCGATGCGGACCTCGATGCTTAAATTTTCCTACGAAGTCTATCGCGCGGAGACGATTGACGGAACTCCAGTCGCGGGGAAACTGCTGGCCTCCGGCGAAACCTCGCACGTCATTGTCGGGTACGGCATGCAGAAGACGGTCTTGCCGGAGAAGTACGCGAGCGTGATTCGGGCGACGCTGGGTCCGTTAGTCGACGAAGAGAATCTTCCCACCATCCCAGGAGTGGATTGA
- a CDS encoding SDR family oxidoreductase, producing the protein MNITGNTILITGGTSGIGKALAEALHARQNKVIIAGRRQQLLDQVTAANPGMIGLQLDVDDKGSIEQFAAQVQRQFPELNVLINNAGIMRAEDYTAEKVDVATAEATLTTNISSVVRLTAALLPTLKAQPKATLMATTSGLAHVPMAAFPTYSGTKAFLHAWLEAVRFQLRNTNVEVLELTPPYVQTDLTGSHQANDPRAMPLDEFITEVMQILESGNTPKGEILVERVKPLRWAEKNGSYEQLLTALGSQ; encoded by the coding sequence ATGAACATCACAGGCAATACCATTCTCATCACCGGTGGCACCAGCGGCATTGGAAAGGCGCTGGCGGAGGCTCTGCACGCGCGTCAGAACAAGGTCATCATCGCCGGGCGGCGTCAGCAACTGCTGGACCAGGTCACGGCTGCGAATCCTGGCATGATTGGTCTTCAGCTGGACGTTGACGATAAGGGCTCGATTGAGCAGTTTGCAGCGCAGGTGCAGAGGCAATTTCCCGAGCTGAACGTGCTCATTAACAACGCCGGTATCATGCGGGCCGAAGACTACACCGCCGAGAAGGTCGATGTAGCAACAGCGGAAGCCACGCTCACTACCAACATCAGCAGCGTCGTGCGCTTGACCGCCGCTTTGCTCCCCACGCTGAAAGCGCAGCCGAAGGCGACACTGATGGCGACGACCTCTGGCCTTGCGCACGTTCCCATGGCTGCATTTCCAACCTATTCCGGAACCAAGGCGTTCCTGCATGCCTGGCTGGAGGCAGTTCGCTTTCAACTTCGCAACACCAACGTGGAAGTGCTGGAACTCACTCCTCCGTACGTGCAAACCGATTTGACCGGCTCTCATCAGGCGAACGACCCGCGGGCCATGCCCTTGGACGAGTTCATCACCGAGGTCATGCAGATTTTGGAATCAGGCAACACGCCTAAGGGCGAAATCCTTGTGGAACGGGTGAAGCCTCTGCGCTGGGCGGAGAAAAACGGCAGCTATGAACAGCTCCTCACGGCACTGGGATCGCAGTAG
- a CDS encoding Crp/Fnr family transcriptional regulator, producing the protein MASASPEIFDAVAFLTEAGLGRRIVRLKPKNKFFSQGNAADSIFYLQKGRAKLTVVSQKGKEATITLLAPGDFVGEESLANMGGTRIATAIAITACTALKIDRLEMVRVMHDEPSLSDLFLKFLLARSMRTQEDLIDQLFNSSEKRLARILLLMAEFGKPGEPETLIPQVTQETLAEMIGTTRSRVSFFMNRFRKLGFVEYNGRIRVHKSLLNVILHDKMPDDNAEKPSIFDAQLHLRNKALAKGSLAKVSKL; encoded by the coding sequence ATGGCAAGCGCTAGTCCCGAGATCTTCGACGCCGTAGCCTTTCTGACCGAAGCAGGTCTGGGTCGACGAATCGTCCGGCTGAAGCCCAAGAACAAGTTCTTCTCCCAGGGCAATGCCGCCGACTCCATCTTCTATCTCCAAAAAGGACGCGCGAAACTTACCGTCGTCTCACAGAAGGGCAAAGAGGCGACAATTACCTTGCTCGCTCCGGGCGACTTCGTCGGGGAAGAATCTTTGGCCAACATGGGAGGTACGCGCATCGCTACGGCGATTGCCATCACCGCATGCACCGCGCTCAAAATAGATCGGTTGGAAATGGTTCGCGTGATGCATGACGAACCGTCCTTGTCAGATCTCTTCCTCAAATTCCTGCTCGCGCGCAGCATGAGAACTCAGGAGGATTTGATTGATCAGCTGTTTAATTCAAGTGAAAAACGACTCGCAAGGATTCTCTTGCTGATGGCGGAGTTTGGCAAACCGGGAGAGCCTGAGACACTGATTCCTCAGGTGACCCAGGAAACGCTTGCGGAGATGATCGGCACCACTCGGTCCCGGGTCAGCTTCTTTATGAACCGTTTCCGTAAATTGGGATTTGTCGAATACAACGGCCGCATCCGCGTCCACAAATCACTGTTAAACGTGATTCTCCATGACAAGATGCCCGACGACAACGCGGAGAAGCCATCCATCTTTGATGCCCAGTTGCATCTTCGCAATAAAGCCCTAGCCAAGGGCTCCTTAGCTAAAGTTTCTAAGTTGTGA